The following coding sequences are from one Photobacterium angustum window:
- a CDS encoding AAA family ATPase: protein MNFEEKPYLREVELKREKIDNYDQFPFCIPAIKELDVIEFHPDVTFFVGENGSGKSTLIEAIAVSMGLNAEGGNKNTGFATEQTHSELDRYIKTVKSFKRPKDYYFLRAESFYNVATYLDQLMPPPLQGYGGQSLHHQSHGESFMATISNKLRGNGLYIMDEPEAALSPARQMAALSEIHRLVEAGSQFVIATHSPILLAYPRAKIYQFSGSGIDETAYEDTEHYEITRNFLNRHQQMMKILMEEE, encoded by the coding sequence ATGAACTTTGAAGAAAAACCCTACCTACGAGAAGTCGAATTAAAGCGCGAAAAAATTGATAATTACGATCAATTTCCGTTTTGTATTCCAGCCATCAAAGAGTTAGATGTCATTGAGTTTCACCCTGATGTTACTTTTTTTGTCGGTGAAAATGGTTCAGGAAAATCTACGTTAATTGAAGCGATTGCAGTATCCATGGGGCTTAATGCTGAAGGGGGGAACAAGAATACCGGTTTTGCTACCGAGCAAACACATTCAGAGCTAGATCGCTACATTAAAACCGTAAAAAGTTTTAAACGTCCTAAAGATTACTATTTTTTAAGGGCTGAAAGTTTTTATAATGTCGCTACTTATTTAGATCAGCTCATGCCGCCACCGTTGCAAGGTTATGGTGGGCAATCACTACATCATCAATCTCATGGTGAATCTTTTATGGCGACGATCTCTAATAAGTTACGTGGTAATGGTTTATACATTATGGATGAGCCCGAAGCTGCACTCTCACCAGCGAGGCAAATGGCTGCGCTTTCAGAAATCCACCGCTTAGTTGAAGCAGGTTCGCAATTTGTTATTGCTACTCACTCGCCGATTTTATTGGCTTATCCAAGAGCTAAAATCTATCAGTTTAGTGGTAGTGGCATTGATGAAACGGCTTATGAGGATACCGAGCATTATGAGATCACTCGAAACTTCCTTAATCGCCATCAGCAGATGATGAAAATCTTAATGGAAGAAGAATAA
- a CDS encoding HPF/RaiA family ribosome-associated protein, which translates to MELTDSIKAVVSDYIEKMIIIDPEFKHLHVDIIKEDTGYAVDLNMDTEVFHKVSAKAHNVNLEECIKEAFFHFEKVVEKKAAHQ; encoded by the coding sequence ATGGAACTAACTGATTCAATCAAAGCAGTAGTATCTGACTATATTGAAAAGATGATAATTATCGACCCTGAATTTAAACATCTTCATGTTGATATCATCAAAGAAGATACAGGCTACGCTGTTGATTTAAACATGGATACAGAAGTGTTCCATAAAGTTAGTGCTAAAGCACATAATGTAAATTTAGAAGAATGTATTAAAGAAGCATTTTTCCATTTTGAAAAAGTGGTTGAGAAGAAAGCAGCGCATCAATAA
- the msrA gene encoding peptide-methionine (S)-S-oxide reductase MsrA — protein MAQQKAILAGGCFWGMQDLIRRQTGVITTRVGYTGGDVANATYPNHGTHAEAIEITFDDDQTSFENILAYFFQIHDPTTTNRQGNDIGTSYRSAIFYTSEAQKNTAQDLIKRINASGIWPGTVVTEVVPASDFWQAEPEHQDYLLHRPNGYTCHFPRPDWVLPEE, from the coding sequence ATGGCACAACAAAAAGCAATACTTGCTGGCGGCTGTTTCTGGGGGATGCAAGATCTTATTCGTCGTCAAACAGGGGTGATCACAACCCGTGTAGGCTATACGGGTGGTGATGTGGCAAATGCCACTTATCCCAATCATGGTACTCATGCTGAAGCCATTGAAATAACCTTTGATGATGACCAAACCAGTTTTGAAAATATTTTGGCGTACTTTTTTCAAATTCACGATCCAACAACAACCAACCGCCAAGGTAATGATATCGGTACTTCTTATCGCTCTGCGATTTTCTATACTTCAGAGGCGCAAAAAAACACGGCCCAAGATTTGATTAAGCGTATCAATGCTTCTGGAATTTGGCCGGGAACGGTAGTAACAGAAGTCGTGCCAGCGAGTGATTTTTGGCAAGCAGAGCCAGAACACCAAGATTATTTACTTCACCGACCTAATGGCTATACCTGTCATTTTCCGCGTCCTGATTGGGTATTACCTGAAGAATAA
- a CDS encoding MAPEG family protein, whose product MDILIYSLIAAALLPYIAKIPLAVAMHRAGGYDNNHPRDQQAKLHGFGARALAAHQNAFESLIIFSMAIVLAIATGTTNEKIQFLALLHVSFRVVYHILYLINLGVLRSIAWTIAIGCSFIIMGQCLSS is encoded by the coding sequence TTGGATATTTTAATTTATAGTTTAATTGCCGCAGCATTACTTCCTTACATAGCCAAGATACCTCTCGCCGTCGCAATGCATAGAGCTGGCGGCTACGATAATAACCATCCCCGAGACCAACAGGCGAAATTGCATGGCTTCGGAGCGCGAGCATTAGCAGCACATCAAAATGCCTTTGAATCACTTATTATTTTTTCCATGGCAATTGTGTTAGCTATCGCAACAGGCACCACAAATGAAAAAATTCAGTTCTTGGCACTTCTCCACGTTAGCTTTAGAGTTGTCTACCACATACTGTATCTAATAAATCTCGGTGTTTTGCGTTCCATCGCTTGGACGATAGCAATCGGCTGTTCATTTATCATTATGGGACAATGCCTGTCGAGTTAA
- a CDS encoding insecticidal delta-endotoxin Cry8Ea1 family protein has translation MNDRRLALKKISALVAMSLLSGNSIARSLGGNNELSSDKGYTINYPDFSGSDVIEIFKSSLGFALNFIPEVGGVVSFLVRLLWPSPKEDVWGKIKDKVEELIDEKLDEEVFSRLSTIVAGMNLSLKNYLKLVKSASPEEITSLIITINDDFIREGPEFQQKGYEYVLFPLYGVFASLHMTFLRDVLLHHKDNLSKNTYDLLKSEMKDYKKQYSDYFKLMVKNQRDKLEKNSPPAGQHRTDTYNYFFASNAIAVKYCDDFIEMFRQMDVDANPAPFKLDSSKFPDIYSPAYGTADDWDQECNEVTHGGSGVIGGVYREPTLSFTSLYLDYFDGRPVNLDVYYPDGKGPINNDGHRVNKTNIIAYPASGVETKNVTIESIEGEEFPISYAVIKSQSLPSHLTLYDINDKDYELWDSYEAQFQHEHKVAFFPRRLSTMTAWTHSAYFHQAIGCLILGFTWVPPKNKNEEFLQQHYISSIEEPDLDVLSEIHQLDAYSCITSEHEAARDEFWAYATDGNDDDRGDRRGGSVDALPLVGLAGAALLKEAVKK, from the coding sequence ATGAATGATAGAAGATTAGCGTTAAAAAAAATATCAGCATTAGTTGCGATGTCTCTGTTATCAGGCAATAGCATTGCTCGTAGTTTAGGCGGTAATAACGAGTTAAGTAGTGATAAAGGTTACACTATTAATTACCCTGACTTTTCAGGTTCAGATGTGATTGAAATCTTTAAAAGTTCACTGGGTTTTGCTTTAAATTTTATTCCTGAAGTTGGCGGTGTTGTGTCATTTCTCGTGCGTTTATTGTGGCCGTCACCGAAAGAAGATGTTTGGGGAAAAATAAAAGACAAAGTAGAAGAACTGATTGATGAAAAATTAGACGAAGAGGTTTTTTCAAGACTAAGTACAATAGTAGCAGGCATGAATCTCTCTCTAAAAAATTATTTAAAACTTGTCAAAAGCGCTTCTCCTGAGGAGATAACGTCTCTTATTATTACGATAAATGATGACTTCATAAGAGAGGGCCCAGAGTTTCAACAAAAAGGCTATGAATATGTTTTGTTTCCATTATATGGTGTTTTCGCTTCGTTACACATGACTTTTTTAAGGGATGTTTTACTGCATCACAAAGACAATCTATCTAAAAATACGTATGACTTGTTAAAATCAGAAATGAAAGATTATAAAAAGCAATATTCTGATTACTTTAAACTGATGGTTAAAAACCAAAGAGATAAATTGGAAAAAAACAGTCCTCCTGCAGGGCAACATCGTACTGATACTTACAATTATTTTTTTGCGTCCAACGCCATCGCTGTAAAATATTGTGATGACTTTATAGAAATGTTTAGGCAAATGGATGTTGATGCAAATCCAGCTCCATTTAAATTGGATTCAAGTAAATTTCCTGATATTTACTCTCCAGCTTACGGCACTGCGGATGATTGGGATCAAGAGTGTAATGAAGTTACCCATGGTGGAAGTGGGGTGATAGGAGGAGTATATAGAGAGCCAACGCTATCTTTCACTTCACTGTATCTTGATTACTTCGATGGGCGCCCAGTAAACTTAGATGTTTATTATCCGGATGGTAAGGGACCTATTAATAATGATGGTCATAGAGTAAATAAAACAAATATTATTGCTTATCCAGCATCAGGGGTCGAAACAAAAAATGTCACGATAGAGAGTATTGAAGGTGAAGAATTTCCAATATCCTATGCAGTAATAAAGTCTCAGAGTCTACCGTCACATTTAACGCTGTATGATATTAATGATAAAGATTATGAGTTATGGGATAGTTATGAGGCTCAATTCCAACATGAACATAAAGTCGCATTTTTTCCTCGTCGACTTTCAACGATGACAGCTTGGACTCATAGTGCATATTTTCATCAGGCTATAGGTTGTTTGATTTTGGGCTTTACTTGGGTACCACCTAAAAATAAGAATGAAGAGTTTCTTCAGCAACATTACATATCATCCATTGAAGAGCCAGATCTTGACGTGTTAAGTGAAATTCATCAATTAGATGCTTACTCGTGTATAACATCTGAACATGAGGCTGCTCGTGATGAATTTTGGGCCTATGCCACAGATGGGAACGATGATGATAGAGGTGATAGGCGCGGTGGTTCTGTTGATGCATTGCCGTTAGTTGGGCTGGCAGGAGCGGCGCTTTTAAAAGAAGCGGTGAAGAAATAA